A genome region from Alkalispirochaeta americana includes the following:
- a CDS encoding ABC transporter substrate-binding protein, translating to MEDYFIPLYEEKTGIRIEMEVLPPDQVWQRFQMDAPDGEWDIGYHSPGWFGYFYEHVADLAPHMARHGFDPYKHYPEAVIQSHMVNEMLRPGEIIALARNPQSPIMAYRTDWFEHPQEREAFRQKYGRDLEPPATWEELYQVASFFTRPAGETVAGTTLRNDLYGYSASISEPGGMARAFLAIVKSLGLDGFDDQFRTDLDDPILLEGVEYWTRLVGETFPEDALAWNFLEHLDFFASGRLAMAELWPEGVMTAESGASEGNVGYAVLPQWPGNRKNLSVGRSFLGGGGVLVFDTPNQDHAYDFLHWLLVENAVEFTRMTAMFALNEQFENPEILESRPFYAEFLPVFQEQMKHAFPRQPIAEWGEVMYTPVGQFAADVFFGVESPQAAQQRLIQNMNNVFRREGYLK from the coding sequence ATGGAGGACTATTTCATTCCCCTCTACGAAGAGAAAACGGGTATTCGTATAGAGATGGAGGTCCTGCCTCCCGATCAGGTGTGGCAGCGATTTCAGATGGATGCCCCCGACGGGGAGTGGGATATTGGATACCACAGCCCCGGATGGTTCGGTTATTTTTACGAGCACGTGGCCGATCTGGCTCCCCACATGGCTCGCCACGGCTTTGATCCCTACAAACATTACCCTGAGGCGGTTATCCAGTCTCATATGGTAAACGAAATGCTGCGTCCCGGTGAGATCATCGCCTTGGCGCGAAACCCCCAGTCACCCATCATGGCCTACCGGACCGACTGGTTTGAGCACCCCCAGGAACGGGAAGCCTTCCGCCAGAAATACGGCCGCGATCTGGAGCCGCCCGCCACCTGGGAGGAGCTCTATCAGGTAGCTTCCTTTTTTACCAGGCCCGCCGGGGAAACCGTGGCAGGGACAACCCTTCGGAACGATCTCTACGGCTACTCCGCCTCGATCAGCGAGCCGGGAGGAATGGCGAGAGCCTTTCTGGCAATCGTGAAATCCCTGGGCCTCGACGGGTTCGACGATCAGTTTCGAACCGATCTGGACGACCCTATCTTGCTGGAGGGGGTAGAGTACTGGACTCGGCTTGTGGGAGAGACCTTTCCCGAAGATGCCCTGGCGTGGAATTTCCTGGAACACCTTGATTTTTTTGCCAGCGGACGTCTTGCCATGGCAGAACTCTGGCCCGAGGGAGTGATGACCGCCGAGAGCGGTGCTTCCGAGGGGAATGTGGGGTACGCGGTATTGCCCCAGTGGCCGGGAAACCGGAAAAATCTTTCCGTGGGGCGGTCTTTTCTGGGCGGCGGCGGTGTTCTTGTCTTTGATACACCGAACCAGGACCACGCCTATGATTTCCTGCACTGGCTCCTGGTAGAGAACGCCGTGGAGTTCACCAGAATGACCGCCATGTTCGCTCTGAACGAGCAGTTCGAGAATCCGGAGATCCTGGAATCCCGGCCTTTCTATGCCGAGTTTCTGCCGGTCTTTCAGGAACAGATGAAGCATGCCTTTCCCCGGCAGCCGATTGCAGAGTGGGGAGAGGTTATGTACACCCCGGTGGGCCAGTTTGCGGCGGATGTTTTCTTTGGTGTTGAGTCACCCCAGGCGGCTCAGCAACGGTTGATTCAGAATATGAACAACGTCTTCCGGCGTGAAGGATATCTGAAGTAA
- a CDS encoding GGDEF domain-containing protein: MEWYHLQKKSFEGVKAQIFKIVLVFAGLAFSFATLANTINGRPAVNIWLPLLAAGLHGLLFFIYTRERSSHSRTAITRIYMAGLAWVYLPLAWLTSPGSYSAMPYYALAFIVIMACLTLKSWEYVFAVSSLMITILLFHYEVLHPGQFSLYSPPKERALDLSIHFFVASTIMIISLYMINRSFRHENQRMYDAATTDPHTGLYNRRFFYDAISHQHLHTFCLVLMDLNNFKRINDIHGHPVGDEVLLAFSRILKLSCREEDLAIRYGGDEFILLLHHTTLSQARALESRIRHDFRELEETYKHEELSISFGYATHLDGSIDEIILKADQHLYQRKPKKFLQESLPR, translated from the coding sequence GTGGAGTGGTATCACCTGCAGAAAAAGTCCTTTGAAGGTGTGAAGGCTCAAATTTTCAAGATTGTCCTCGTCTTTGCCGGCCTGGCCTTTTCCTTTGCCACCTTGGCCAACACCATCAACGGAAGACCCGCCGTTAACATATGGCTCCCCTTGCTCGCCGCAGGCCTTCATGGACTTCTGTTTTTCATCTATACTAGGGAACGGTCTTCTCATTCCCGCACCGCTATCACGCGAATCTACATGGCAGGCCTTGCCTGGGTGTACCTTCCTCTGGCATGGCTGACCTCACCGGGATCGTACAGCGCAATGCCCTACTATGCCCTTGCTTTCATTGTTATCATGGCCTGCCTGACCCTTAAATCCTGGGAATATGTCTTTGCCGTGTCATCGCTGATGATCACGATCCTGCTCTTTCACTATGAGGTTCTTCATCCCGGGCAGTTTTCTCTCTATTCGCCTCCAAAAGAGCGGGCTCTCGATTTATCCATCCATTTCTTCGTGGCCTCCACGATAATGATTATTTCCCTCTACATGATTAATCGCTCTTTCAGGCACGAGAATCAGCGCATGTACGACGCAGCCACCACCGACCCGCACACGGGATTATATAACCGGCGATTTTTTTACGATGCAATTTCTCATCAGCACCTCCATACCTTTTGCCTTGTATTGATGGACCTGAACAACTTCAAGAGAATTAATGATATCCACGGCCACCCTGTGGGCGATGAGGTTTTGCTTGCTTTTTCCCGCATTTTGAAATTGTCCTGCCGAGAAGAAGATTTAGCTATCCGCTACGGAGGAGATGAGTTTATCCTGCTATTGCACCACACCACCCTTTCCCAGGCAAGAGCACTGGAATCTCGTATTCGTCACGATTTCCGGGAGCTGGAAGAGACATATAAACATGAAGAACTATCCATCTCCTTCGGCTACGCCACGCATCTTGACGGCTCCATTGATGAGATTATTCTGAAGGCGGACCAGCACCTCTACCAGAGAAAGCCGAAAAAATTTCTCCAGGAATCCCTTCCCCGTTAA
- a CDS encoding carotenoid biosynthesis protein has product MKRDTFHAAVAVLDSRWRRVGAVFFILYSVGALGHLFGPTREIMLAMTPWFLLTLGVVSLLPLVAGGRRYVWFWAVGTFLLTYLLEVLGVHTGLVFGGYQYGRGMGVPVFGVPPLIGFNWVLVCLGAIRLVQGWTLPWGVKVLIAAALATAFDYLMEPVAIALGYWSWAGGEIPLQNYVAWFLIALVAGFFYFVGPVRIKTRLPLLHLGAQAFFFLVLQIFAGGG; this is encoded by the coding sequence ATGAAGAGAGATACGTTTCATGCCGCCGTGGCTGTTCTGGATTCCCGGTGGCGCAGGGTGGGGGCAGTTTTTTTTATCCTTTATAGTGTGGGGGCTCTGGGGCACCTCTTTGGTCCCACCCGGGAAATCATGCTGGCCATGACACCCTGGTTCCTCCTGACTCTCGGTGTAGTATCCCTTCTTCCTCTTGTAGCCGGGGGGCGTCGCTACGTCTGGTTCTGGGCTGTGGGAACGTTTCTACTGACCTATCTGCTGGAGGTCCTGGGAGTCCATACGGGGCTGGTCTTTGGAGGTTACCAGTATGGTCGGGGTATGGGGGTTCCTGTCTTTGGAGTCCCTCCCCTGATTGGTTTTAACTGGGTTCTGGTCTGTCTGGGGGCGATCAGGCTGGTTCAGGGCTGGACGCTGCCCTGGGGGGTGAAGGTTCTGATCGCCGCCGCGTTGGCCACCGCCTTTGATTACCTCATGGAGCCCGTGGCGATAGCTCTGGGCTACTGGTCCTGGGCAGGCGGCGAGATTCCCTTGCAAAACTATGTCGCCTGGTTCTTGATTGCCCTGGTGGCAGGATTCTTCTATTTTGTCGGCCCTGTCAGGATCAAAACCCGGCTTCCCCTGCTTCATTTGGGAGCCCAGGCGTTCTTTTTTCTGGTACTGCAGATCTTCGCTGGTGGCGGTTAA
- a CDS encoding phytoene desaturase family protein: MATMKKAGTALVIGAGLGGLSAALELASRGWRVQVLDQRSGPGGKAFTERLGAYRFDTGPSLLTLLPVFDELFARTGVEREDYFRVQHLEEITRYFWPDGSTLRSYSSAEKLADSFSRAGIARPEEIFAYLRHSRKIYEASTPLFLYETLNPRSFWRRPRLWPQLFKILKLDTSRTLHEVHQAFFRDSRARQFFDRYATYNGSNPYEAPGTLALIAHVEYGLGAWAPEGGIYSIPLAMEKRAREMGVEFYYSCAAEHLSPPVKERDLWIAETSRGSFEADVLFSNIDPHGCHDLLGTPRDARRYNVEDSRLSSSALVFYWGVQNTYPQMGLHNIFFGADYPGEFRSIFQAGEVPDDPTIYVNITAKYVKSDAPEGSENWFVLMNAPPRGDQDWNDLVPSVRERVIASLERRLDRDIGRYIQEESWLTPPMIEDLTGSYRGALYGPSSNHWKSAFLRHPNKSPLHRHLYFCGGSAHPGGGMPLVVLSGRLAVKELERSW; the protein is encoded by the coding sequence ATGGCTACAATGAAAAAAGCGGGAACGGCTCTGGTTATCGGCGCCGGGCTTGGAGGGCTTTCGGCAGCATTGGAGCTTGCCAGCCGGGGCTGGAGGGTGCAGGTCCTTGATCAGAGAAGCGGCCCCGGGGGGAAGGCCTTCACGGAGCGCCTGGGGGCGTACCGCTTCGACACAGGCCCCAGCCTGCTGACGCTCCTGCCCGTTTTCGATGAGCTCTTTGCCCGGACAGGGGTGGAACGGGAAGATTATTTCCGGGTGCAGCACCTGGAAGAGATCACCCGCTATTTTTGGCCCGACGGGAGCACCTTGCGATCCTACTCGTCGGCGGAGAAGCTGGCCGATTCTTTTTCCAGGGCCGGTATCGCCCGGCCGGAGGAGATCTTTGCCTACCTGAGGCACTCCCGGAAAATCTACGAAGCCAGTACTCCACTCTTCCTCTACGAGACCCTGAATCCCCGCTCTTTCTGGCGCCGCCCCCGTCTCTGGCCTCAGCTGTTCAAAATTCTCAAACTGGATACATCGAGAACGCTCCATGAGGTGCATCAGGCCTTTTTCAGGGATAGCCGGGCCCGGCAGTTTTTTGATCGCTACGCCACCTACAACGGATCGAATCCCTACGAGGCCCCGGGGACTCTGGCCCTGATTGCTCACGTGGAATACGGCCTGGGGGCCTGGGCTCCCGAGGGAGGAATCTACTCCATCCCCCTGGCCATGGAGAAACGAGCCCGGGAAATGGGTGTTGAATTTTATTATTCCTGTGCCGCAGAACATCTTTCGCCCCCCGTGAAAGAGCGGGACCTCTGGATCGCCGAGACCTCTCGCGGGTCCTTCGAGGCAGACGTTCTCTTTTCGAATATCGATCCTCACGGGTGCCACGATCTTTTGGGAACTCCCCGCGATGCCCGCCGATACAACGTTGAAGACTCCAGGCTCAGTTCCTCGGCACTGGTTTTTTACTGGGGTGTGCAAAACACCTATCCCCAAATGGGGCTGCACAATATCTTCTTCGGCGCTGATTATCCGGGCGAGTTCCGCAGCATCTTTCAAGCGGGAGAGGTGCCGGATGATCCCACCATTTATGTCAACATCACTGCGAAGTACGTGAAAAGCGATGCTCCCGAAGGGTCGGAAAACTGGTTTGTCCTGATGAACGCACCTCCCCGGGGCGATCAGGATTGGAATGATCTGGTCCCTTCTGTGAGAGAGAGGGTTATTGCTTCCCTGGAAAGGCGCCTCGATCGGGATATCGGCCGGTACATTCAGGAAGAGTCCTGGCTGACCCCACCCATGATCGAAGATTTGACCGGGAGTTATCGGGGGGCCCTCTATGGTCCCAGTTCAAACCACTGGAAATCTGCCTTTTTGCGACACCCCAACAAGAGCCCTCTCCATCGTCATCTGTATTTTTGCGGTGGATCGGCCCATCCCGGTGGAGGGATGCCCCTGGTGGTTCTCTCGGGGCGTTTAGCCGTGAAAGAGCTTGAGAGGAGTTGGTGA
- a CDS encoding lycopene cyclase domain-containing protein, which produces MDSYTVISLVILAGPLALSFDSKVAFYQYWPGVLAACFLVGGLYTIWDIGVTRRGHWTFNPKYTGTLRVWGLPLGEVLFFFAVPYACLFIYEVVVAYFGDSLWFQWPLWLSAVLVLISGLTAWKYRDQGYTRLVMLSLVLFFLVQLLLVPDLLATRAFWIFLFLSFLAFLVFNGLYTALPTIWYNPRQIWGLKAGTIPLEDFFYNFSLLGLSLVIHLTLRGGLPWLQ; this is translated from the coding sequence GTGGATAGCTATACCGTGATTTCCCTGGTTATTCTCGCGGGGCCCCTGGCCTTGAGTTTCGATAGCAAGGTTGCCTTCTATCAATACTGGCCGGGTGTGCTGGCTGCCTGCTTTCTTGTGGGTGGTTTATATACCATCTGGGACATAGGGGTTACCCGCCGCGGCCACTGGACCTTCAACCCCAAGTATACCGGCACGCTACGGGTCTGGGGATTGCCCCTGGGAGAAGTCCTCTTTTTTTTCGCAGTCCCCTACGCGTGTTTATTCATCTATGAGGTTGTGGTGGCCTATTTCGGTGATTCGCTCTGGTTTCAGTGGCCCCTCTGGTTGAGTGCTGTCCTTGTCCTGATATCGGGTCTGACAGCCTGGAAATACCGGGACCAGGGATATACCCGGCTGGTGATGCTCTCGCTGGTCCTCTTTTTTCTTGTCCAGCTCCTTCTGGTTCCCGACCTTCTGGCAACCCGGGCATTCTGGATCTTTTTGTTTCTGAGTTTTCTGGCCTTCCTGGTGTTTAACGGGCTCTACACGGCTCTGCCCACGATCTGGTATAACCCCCGGCAGATATGGGGACTCAAGGCTGGAACCATTCCCCTGGAGGACTTTTTTTATAACTTTTCCCTCCTGGGGTTGAGTCTGGTGATTCATCTCACCCTGCGGGGCGGTCTGCCATGGCTACAATGA
- a CDS encoding phytoene/squalene synthase family protein: MIREHQELYARVFRAGSKTYYTASLFFPESVKKDVFLLYGFVRVADNFVDAVPQDADGFYRFCQRYRETWAAGPDALSGDPIIDGFIELARRKNFDPSWAEAFLQSMAWDLTRHKYDRIEEVLEYIYGSAEVIGLFMAAILDLPRSAHDGARALGRSMQYINFIRDIDEDLSLGRRYLPLGESPLPGLTRDEARAHPEEFVSFIRDQSRLYRAWQKEGERGYRYLTRRVLIPIKTASDMYNWTARRIMDNPFRVYQGKVKPSRLRILLAIACNSVKLLFHREVQGQRPVAEEMKEA, encoded by the coding sequence ATGATCCGTGAACATCAGGAACTGTACGCCCGGGTTTTCAGAGCGGGGAGCAAAACCTACTACACCGCGAGCCTCTTCTTTCCGGAATCGGTGAAGAAGGATGTTTTCCTGCTCTATGGTTTTGTCCGGGTGGCTGACAACTTTGTGGATGCTGTCCCTCAGGATGCTGACGGGTTTTACAGGTTCTGTCAGCGCTACCGTGAAACCTGGGCTGCCGGTCCGGATGCTCTATCGGGCGATCCCATTATCGACGGCTTTATCGAATTAGCCCGCCGCAAGAATTTTGATCCCTCCTGGGCCGAGGCCTTTCTTCAGTCCATGGCGTGGGATCTGACCCGTCATAAATACGACCGGATTGAAGAGGTGCTGGAATACATCTATGGCTCTGCCGAGGTGATAGGATTGTTTATGGCGGCAATACTGGACCTGCCCCGGTCGGCCCACGACGGTGCCCGTGCTTTGGGACGTTCCATGCAGTACATTAATTTCATCCGGGACATCGATGAGGACCTTTCTCTGGGACGGCGATATCTCCCTCTGGGCGAGAGTCCCCTGCCGGGCCTGACCAGAGACGAGGCCCGGGCTCACCCGGAGGAGTTCGTCTCCTTTATCCGGGATCAATCCCGTCTGTACCGGGCCTGGCAGAAAGAGGGCGAAAGGGGATATCGCTATTTGACCAGAAGAGTTTTAATTCCCATCAAAACGGCCTCGGATATGTATAACTGGACAGCTCGTCGGATTATGGACAACCCCTTTCGGGTCTACCAGGGAAAAGTAAAACCCTCCCGGTTGCGTATACTCCTGGCCATTGCCTGTAATAGCGTGAAACTTCTCTTTCACCGGGAAGTGCAAGGCCAGCGACCTGTGGCAGAAGAAATGAAAGAGGCCTGA
- the ilvD gene encoding dihydroxy-acid dehydratase yields the protein MPDKNMTKILNKKSRAMTQGVERTANRAMLRAVGFEDDDFTKPIVGIASADSDVSPCNMHLDQIARYSRSRLKESGSMPLTFHTFVVTDGEAMGHEGMKSSLVSREVIADVIELSARGHQMDGLLGIGGCDKTIPGTVMGMARMNVPSVFVYGGSIAPGIHRGEPVDIVSAFEAVGACSAGAITDEERLLIEKAACPGAGACGGMYTANTMASAMEAIGMSIPGSASVPAVSEHRQWVMEASADALMNCLREDLLPRDIMTRRAFENAIRLVMALGGSTNAVLHLLALAREVDVELSIDDFNHFYDSTPIVTNMKPAGRYVMIDLYKVGGVQMVMRMLLDEGLLHGDCMTVTGKTLAENLSRVQVRLEGQEVVRSFADPEQPRGPVAILKGNLAPEGAVVKTCGLNEFSHTGPARVFNNEEEALEAILQDRVVAGDVVVIRYEGPKGGPGMREMLSPTAAIAGAGLSKKVALITDGRFSGGSHGMVVGHVAPEAQAGGPVGLVRDGDLITISTATKELTVHLEEKELESRRADWTPRETGYHRGALAKFARLCSSAATGAVTS from the coding sequence ATGCCAGACAAAAACATGACAAAAATACTAAACAAAAAGTCGAGAGCCATGACTCAAGGGGTAGAACGCACGGCAAACCGGGCAATGCTCCGGGCCGTGGGGTTTGAGGACGATGATTTTACCAAGCCGATCGTGGGAATTGCCAGCGCCGACAGTGACGTCAGCCCCTGTAATATGCACCTGGATCAAATTGCCCGCTATTCCCGGTCCAGGCTCAAGGAGTCTGGATCAATGCCCCTTACCTTTCACACCTTTGTGGTCACCGATGGAGAGGCCATGGGTCACGAAGGAATGAAATCCTCCCTGGTTTCCCGGGAAGTGATCGCCGATGTGATAGAACTCTCGGCCCGGGGACACCAGATGGACGGTCTTCTGGGCATAGGGGGCTGCGATAAGACAATTCCGGGAACGGTCATGGGAATGGCCCGCATGAACGTTCCCTCTGTCTTTGTCTACGGCGGATCCATCGCTCCGGGGATTCACCGGGGAGAACCCGTAGATATCGTGAGCGCCTTCGAGGCGGTAGGAGCCTGCAGCGCGGGAGCGATCACCGACGAGGAGCGGTTGCTCATTGAAAAAGCAGCCTGTCCCGGCGCGGGGGCCTGCGGCGGAATGTACACGGCGAATACCATGGCTTCGGCCATGGAGGCTATCGGCATGAGCATTCCCGGGAGCGCCTCCGTCCCTGCCGTGAGCGAGCATCGGCAGTGGGTTATGGAGGCCAGCGCCGACGCCCTGATGAACTGTCTCAGGGAGGATCTTCTTCCCCGGGATATCATGACCCGCCGGGCTTTCGAGAACGCCATACGCCTTGTGATGGCCCTGGGAGGTTCCACCAATGCAGTGTTGCACCTGCTCGCCCTGGCCCGGGAGGTTGACGTGGAGCTTTCGATCGACGATTTCAATCATTTCTACGATTCAACCCCCATCGTGACGAACATGAAGCCGGCGGGACGCTACGTGATGATAGACTTGTACAAGGTGGGGGGGGTGCAGATGGTAATGCGCATGCTCCTGGACGAGGGGCTCTTGCACGGTGATTGCATGACCGTTACCGGCAAAACCCTGGCAGAAAACCTCTCCAGGGTCCAGGTACGGCTGGAGGGGCAGGAGGTGGTGCGGAGTTTTGCCGATCCCGAGCAACCCCGGGGACCAGTGGCCATACTCAAGGGAAATCTGGCCCCCGAAGGAGCCGTCGTGAAAACCTGCGGACTCAACGAGTTCAGTCACACCGGCCCCGCCCGGGTATTCAACAACGAGGAGGAGGCCCTGGAGGCGATTCTCCAGGACCGGGTAGTTGCCGGAGATGTGGTGGTGATCCGCTACGAAGGCCCCAAGGGAGGTCCGGGAATGCGGGAAATGCTCTCTCCCACGGCGGCGATAGCTGGGGCGGGGCTCAGCAAGAAGGTTGCTCTTATAACGGATGGCAGATTTTCCGGCGGAAGTCACGGCATGGTGGTAGGTCATGTGGCGCCGGAAGCGCAGGCAGGAGGTCCTGTCGGACTTGTCCGGGACGGAGACCTCATCACCATCAGTACGGCAACAAAGGAACTCACGGTGCACCTGGAGGAGAAGGAACTGGAGAGTCGCCGGGCGGACTGGACTCCCCGGGAGACAGGCTATCATCGGGGGGCTCTGGCCAAGTTTGCCCGCCTTTGCAGCAGCGCTGCCACGGGGGCCGTTACAAGTTGA